Proteins co-encoded in one Leptospira inadai serovar Lyme str. 10 genomic window:
- a CDS encoding Hsp20/alpha crystallin family protein, which yields MRHQVDLFHQMRRMQNRIHNLFDPVWEGGRAFPAVNVYSNEDRIIVTAEVPGLSPEDLEITVAHNLLTIHGEIKDPAQESGTKPRRLERSRGKFKRALELPVAVDSEKVQATVKDGVLTLALPVQESEKPRRIKIETQA from the coding sequence ATGAGACACCAAGTCGACCTTTTCCATCAAATGCGCAGAATGCAAAACCGAATTCATAACCTATTTGATCCCGTATGGGAAGGTGGTCGCGCATTTCCCGCAGTAAATGTCTATTCCAACGAAGATCGGATCATCGTTACTGCCGAAGTCCCGGGTTTAAGTCCCGAAGATTTGGAAATTACCGTAGCTCATAATTTGCTTACGATCCACGGAGAAATCAAAGACCCTGCTCAAGAATCGGGAACTAAACCTCGTAGATTGGAACGATCTCGAGGAAAATTCAAACGGGCTCTCGAATTACCGGTCGCCGTCGATTCCGAGAAAGTACAGGCCACTGTCAAGGATGGAGTTCTTACTCTAGCGCTTCCGGTCCAAGAGAGTGAAAAGCCGAGAAGAATCAAAATCGAAACCCAAGCCTAA
- a CDS encoding Hsp20/alpha crystallin family protein: MSIEELTKNQETTTDQNKSDNEKKETDRKPVYTPATDVYSDEEKYLLVLDLPGVKESDLEISLEKDELKIVGKTSLIETDGNLRYSEYRTGDYRRSFAISEPLDEEKISAVLSNGILKVTLPRRKPSIKKIEVKTN; encoded by the coding sequence ATGAGCATTGAAGAACTTACTAAAAATCAAGAAACTACGACCGATCAAAATAAATCGGATAACGAAAAGAAGGAAACCGATCGCAAACCGGTCTACACGCCTGCAACCGACGTTTATTCGGACGAAGAAAAATATCTCCTAGTGCTGGATCTGCCTGGCGTAAAGGAAAGCGATCTTGAGATTAGCTTGGAGAAAGATGAACTCAAGATCGTCGGCAAAACTTCCCTTATAGAAACCGATGGCAATTTGCGTTATTCCGAATATAGAACGGGAGACTACCGTCGAAGTTTCGCGATTTCGGAACCGTTAGACGAGGAGAAAATTTCCGCGGTACTTTCCAACGGAATTTTGAAAGTCACTCTTCCTCGCCGGAAGCCGTCGATTAAAAAAATTGAGGTTAAAACAAACTAG
- a CDS encoding SCO family protein — MNLRKIIIGFIVVFAGVIIGLAPRFFNRKQGFASESPIAEWKTISLKDTEGKVTSLSGLKGDIFVVYFGFSHCPDMCPLAIEEIGSALKGLKDSSGRVRPVFISVDPERDSPEVLKKYVSTFPGNSLVALTGSKKDIDSLQLGFGVISKKVILPAKESGYGVDHTLLIYLVDKKGNILAAFPTGTNPEDLTKEIAAWMDKV; from the coding sequence ATGAATTTACGAAAGATCATCATCGGTTTTATCGTCGTTTTTGCCGGAGTCATAATCGGATTGGCTCCTCGATTTTTTAATAGAAAACAGGGTTTTGCGTCCGAGTCGCCGATTGCCGAATGGAAAACGATTTCTCTCAAGGATACGGAAGGGAAGGTAACCTCGCTTTCCGGATTAAAAGGGGATATATTCGTAGTTTATTTCGGATTCTCGCATTGTCCGGATATGTGTCCTCTGGCTATCGAAGAGATCGGTTCGGCGCTAAAGGGATTAAAAGATTCCTCCGGCAGAGTTAGGCCGGTTTTTATTTCGGTCGATCCGGAGAGAGATTCTCCGGAAGTTTTGAAAAAGTATGTTTCGACCTTTCCGGGAAATTCGCTGGTGGCTCTAACCGGTTCCAAAAAGGATATCGATTCATTGCAGTTAGGATTCGGAGTAATTTCAAAAAAAGTAATTCTTCCCGCTAAAGAATCAGGATACGGAGTGGATCATACTTTGTTAATCTACCTAGTCGATAAAAAGGGAAATATTTTGGCTGCGTTCCCGACGGGAACGAATCCGGAAGACCTGACGAAAGAAATTGCGGCCTGGATGGATAAGGTTTAA
- a CDS encoding multicopper oxidase domain-containing protein, which translates to MDRKEFLRWLGLGGAGLAAGSGFARIGSEKKDDPAFCKTTPTSINSSVTSVRLPGAVGGNSYGSMVHPPMFTDSGFLDRMELHKSVSEAPSGKSFKTEINIIETPLTVAHNTIVNAWTFDGIVPGRVLRAKEGQRMEILFRNQSAHPHSIHFHGTHDPQEDGWEPVIPGGDRLYKIQAGPIGFHPYHCHVPPLASHMSKGLYGGFIVDPPGGRPPALEYMLILSGWDLNERGRNDIYSWNGMAGFYDRFPIKVPVGKKVRLYIANMTEFDPIASFHLHSQTFDVFRTGTKLTPDEHTDVVTLGQTERVIVEFTLTKRGRYMFHPHQTYMADRGAMGWIVAV; encoded by the coding sequence ATGGATCGTAAGGAATTCCTGCGCTGGTTAGGGCTCGGAGGAGCCGGTCTTGCAGCAGGATCGGGATTTGCAAGAATAGGTTCCGAAAAAAAAGACGATCCTGCCTTCTGTAAAACAACTCCCACTTCCATCAATTCAAGCGTCACCTCCGTCCGGCTTCCCGGAGCTGTCGGAGGCAACTCCTACGGTAGCATGGTTCATCCTCCTATGTTTACCGATTCCGGTTTTTTGGATCGAATGGAATTACATAAATCGGTATCGGAGGCTCCCTCGGGTAAGTCCTTTAAAACGGAGATCAATATTATAGAAACTCCGTTGACGGTCGCGCATAATACGATCGTAAATGCTTGGACCTTCGACGGTATCGTTCCAGGACGAGTTCTTAGGGCCAAGGAAGGCCAAAGAATGGAAATTCTTTTTCGCAATCAATCCGCTCATCCGCATTCCATTCATTTTCATGGAACCCATGATCCTCAAGAAGACGGATGGGAACCGGTAATCCCGGGCGGAGACCGGCTTTATAAAATCCAGGCCGGACCTATAGGATTTCATCCGTATCATTGTCATGTTCCTCCGTTGGCGAGTCATATGTCTAAGGGATTGTACGGCGGATTTATCGTGGATCCGCCGGGAGGCCGACCGCCTGCACTTGAATACATGCTGATTCTTTCCGGTTGGGATTTGAATGAAAGGGGAAGGAATGATATTTATTCTTGGAACGGCATGGCGGGATTTTATGATCGCTTTCCGATCAAGGTCCCGGTCGGAAAAAAAGTCCGATTGTACATCGCGAATATGACCGAGTTCGATCCCATAGCTTCCTTTCATCTCCATTCTCAGACGTTTGACGTTTTTAGAACCGGAACAAAACTGACTCCGGACGAACATACCGACGTAGTTACCCTCGGACAGACGGAAAGAGTGATTGTGGAATTTACCTTAACGAAGCGGGGGAGGTACATGTTTCATCCTCACCAGACTTATATGGCGGATAGGGGCGCAATGGGATGGATCGTCGCGGTATGA
- a CDS encoding PLDc N-terminal domain-containing protein, with protein sequence MNTNEIFDPGFFTLLFNFYGYYLPYILFALWASLALVDLAKREDVTPKQGSLWTAAIVVVPLLGAAAYHIFGGSKIPDWAKKSLVYGGGGLLILVILVSSLAKF encoded by the coding sequence ATGAATACGAATGAAATTTTTGATCCCGGTTTTTTTACGCTTCTATTTAATTTTTACGGTTATTATCTTCCGTACATACTTTTCGCGTTATGGGCTTCCTTGGCTCTCGTGGATTTAGCCAAGAGGGAGGATGTCACTCCTAAACAAGGAAGTCTCTGGACTGCCGCGATCGTGGTAGTTCCGCTTTTGGGTGCCGCCGCGTATCATATCTTCGGCGGATCTAAGATACCGGATTGGGCCAAGAAATCTCTTGTCTACGGAGGAGGAGGACTGCTGATTTTAGTGATCCTTGTCTCCTCGTTGGCAAAATTTTAA
- a CDS encoding plastocyanin/azurin family copper-binding protein, giving the protein MSIHKKHVRLLPWLGLLVSGILLGGVISSCSKDGGSEGFAHIVMVDNAFSPPMQRIPIGGMVEFVNTGANPHNAIAVDRSWSTEKAYGNLVMPRGAKVRVTFPKEGVFPYFCSFHASPDGKQGMVGDIVVGNIPFNPAAKVGKSWKSVETFSGVTRKVPQVYPTIQNAVDAAAPGDLVLIDEGVYYEEVVVTTPSITLRGTDRNKVILDGQFQRGNGVIVVGANGVAIENMTARNATLNGFFWTGVKGYRGSYLTAYNNGDYGLYAFDSSNGVLEHSYASGSPDSGIYVGQCYPCRAILYDLISENSALGYSGTNAGGDLYIISSIWRNNIVGLAPNSLDRELLPPERETTILNNLIYDNNNLSAPYKALEYPSYGTGVLIAGGLRNVIKNNIIIGHDNFGVAILPNLDENLWLSHSNIVEDNVVHSSGLGDLSLNGPISIGNCFSGNKFQTSIPPLLEKISSCGGGIRVPAGGELLPTYNILSLMVDATLGRFKSGDWKSQPVPPLQKNIPGGIGAPVKPAIHPYEDFGLDLKKVALPEESKKILAERKPKFGDVLGSLSLPRPLDLQVLLFRWFGYILPMLLYVCLTSLSTADLIYLHPGKPNRFGWLAFIAFVPYIGGGSYLLFGKSEIPQWLRHTLLGTGFGFCIGFFVILAGIIVGSVGG; this is encoded by the coding sequence ATGTCGATTCACAAGAAACACGTCAGGTTGCTTCCCTGGCTAGGACTATTAGTCTCTGGGATTCTGCTAGGAGGAGTTATTTCTTCCTGTAGCAAGGACGGGGGGTCGGAAGGTTTCGCACATATAGTGATGGTGGATAATGCCTTCTCACCGCCAATGCAAAGAATCCCGATCGGCGGGATGGTCGAATTTGTGAATACCGGCGCCAATCCTCACAACGCGATCGCCGTGGATCGATCCTGGTCCACGGAAAAGGCGTACGGTAATTTAGTCATGCCCAGGGGGGCGAAGGTGAGGGTTACGTTTCCTAAGGAGGGAGTGTTTCCTTATTTTTGTTCCTTTCATGCTTCTCCGGACGGTAAGCAAGGAATGGTGGGGGATATTGTAGTCGGCAACATCCCATTCAATCCGGCGGCTAAGGTGGGAAAATCCTGGAAGTCCGTCGAAACTTTTTCGGGTGTAACTCGTAAAGTTCCGCAAGTTTATCCTACGATTCAAAACGCAGTCGATGCGGCCGCTCCGGGTGATCTTGTATTGATAGACGAAGGAGTCTATTACGAGGAGGTAGTCGTAACTACGCCTTCGATTACTCTCCGCGGGACGGATCGAAATAAGGTCATCCTGGACGGACAATTCCAGCGCGGGAATGGAGTGATCGTAGTAGGAGCGAACGGAGTCGCAATTGAAAATATGACCGCTCGGAACGCCACTCTGAACGGCTTTTTTTGGACGGGAGTCAAAGGTTATCGGGGTTCTTATTTGACCGCTTATAATAACGGAGATTACGGACTCTATGCGTTCGATTCAAGTAACGGAGTACTGGAGCATTCGTATGCTTCCGGATCTCCCGATTCGGGAATTTACGTCGGACAGTGTTATCCTTGTCGCGCGATTTTGTACGATTTAATTTCGGAAAACAGCGCGTTGGGATATTCCGGTACGAATGCAGGAGGAGATTTATATATCATAAGCTCCATCTGGAGAAATAATATCGTCGGGTTGGCGCCTAATTCTCTCGATCGGGAGTTACTCCCTCCGGAACGGGAAACTACGATCCTAAACAATTTAATTTATGATAATAATAATCTTAGCGCTCCCTATAAGGCTTTGGAATATCCCTCGTACGGAACCGGAGTCCTGATAGCGGGAGGACTTAGGAACGTAATTAAGAATAATATAATTATCGGCCACGATAATTTCGGAGTCGCGATTCTTCCCAATCTGGACGAGAATCTCTGGCTTTCCCATTCCAATATCGTGGAAGACAACGTGGTTCATTCTTCGGGATTGGGAGACTTGAGTCTGAACGGACCGATCAGCATAGGAAACTGTTTTTCCGGGAATAAATTTCAAACTTCCATTCCGCCTTTACTGGAAAAAATCTCCTCCTGCGGCGGTGGGATACGGGTTCCGGCCGGCGGGGAATTATTACCGACTTATAATATTCTTTCCCTTATGGTCGACGCAACATTGGGTCGTTTCAAAAGCGGGGATTGGAAAAGCCAACCGGTTCCTCCTCTCCAGAAAAATATTCCGGGAGGAATCGGAGCGCCGGTAAAACCAGCGATTCATCCGTACGAGGATTTCGGATTGGATTTGAAGAAGGTCGCTCTTCCGGAGGAGTCCAAGAAAATACTCGCAGAACGGAAACCGAAATTCGGAGACGTTCTAGGAAGTTTGTCCTTGCCTAGGCCTCTGGATCTTCAAGTATTACTTTTCCGTTGGTTCGGTTATATTCTTCCGATGCTACTATACGTTTGTTTGACCAGTTTGAGCACGGCTGATCTGATCTATTTGCATCCCGGAAAACCGAACCGATTCGGATGGCTTGCCTTTATCGCCTTTGTACCGTATATCGGCGGCGGCTCCTATCTTTTATTCGGTAAGAGCGAAATTCCCCAATGGCTGAGGCATACTCTACTGGGAACCGGTTTCGGCTTTTGTATCGGTTTCTTCGTAATTTTGGCGGGAATCATAGTCGGCAGCGTTGGCGGTTGA